A single region of the Streptomyces sp. NBC_00425 genome encodes:
- a CDS encoding LacI family DNA-binding transcriptional regulator translates to MGVTIADVAARAGVSKTTVSRVLNGKGEINENTVLKVRKAISELGYVPSAGAVGLARGTTQMIGMLVPDLAWAWSGIVQAVVETLEAEGFGLRMLTWNRGEESLRRLGLQVAAKSFDGLLVIEPEGAMGYITELHGAGLPVVLIDDRFQRPGFPYVATTNREGGEQAARHLLDIGRRRPLVVTGPDAFGCTRERLGGFVDVFAEAGIEIDQRSIICGDFQFERCRSAVAGALADGLEFDSVFAHNDPSAAGVLAALHEAGLWVPQDVAVVGFDDVEMASYTYPALTTIRQPMREMGAAAARLLLDHVRGSPEAAPSCVIPTSLVIRGSTLQPGSN, encoded by the coding sequence ATGGGAGTCACCATCGCCGACGTGGCCGCACGGGCCGGCGTCAGCAAGACGACGGTCTCGCGAGTGCTGAACGGCAAAGGCGAGATCAACGAGAACACCGTCCTGAAGGTCCGCAAGGCGATATCGGAGCTCGGCTATGTGCCGAGCGCCGGAGCAGTCGGGCTCGCACGCGGCACGACGCAGATGATCGGCATGCTGGTCCCTGACCTGGCCTGGGCCTGGTCCGGCATCGTGCAGGCGGTCGTCGAAACGCTGGAGGCCGAGGGTTTCGGGCTGCGCATGCTGACCTGGAACCGCGGTGAGGAGTCACTGCGCAGGCTCGGTCTTCAGGTCGCCGCCAAGTCGTTCGACGGTCTGCTGGTGATAGAGCCCGAGGGCGCCATGGGCTACATCACGGAACTGCACGGAGCGGGGCTGCCGGTCGTACTGATCGACGACCGCTTCCAGCGGCCGGGATTCCCCTACGTGGCCACCACCAACCGGGAGGGGGGTGAGCAGGCGGCGCGCCACCTGCTGGACATCGGCCGCCGTCGTCCTCTGGTCGTGACCGGCCCCGATGCCTTCGGCTGCACCCGGGAACGGCTGGGCGGCTTCGTGGATGTATTCGCGGAAGCCGGTATCGAGATCGACCAACGCAGCATCATCTGCGGCGACTTCCAGTTCGAACGCTGCCGGAGCGCGGTCGCGGGCGCTCTCGCGGACGGCCTGGAGTTCGACTCGGTCTTCGCACACAACGACCCCTCGGCAGCCGGCGTGCTCGCCGCCCTGCACGAGGCCGGTCTTTGGGTTCCGCAGGATGTCGCCGTGGTGGGGTTCGACGATGTCGAGATGGCGTCGTACACCTATCCGGCACTCACCACCATCCGCCAGCCGATGCGGGAGATGGGTGCGGCGGCGGCGCGTCTGCTGCTGGACCACGTGCGCGGATCGCCGGAGGCCGCCCCCTCGTGCGTCATTCCCACCAGCCTCGTGATCCGTGGCTCGACGTTACAGCCGGGCTCGAACTGA
- a CDS encoding extracellular solute-binding protein, translated as MRTTRPTTRTLQIACATVTAALVATGCGRSADSGPGKDAPAKIGSGKATGKVVMWSMGDPDKSLQSLAKKFEEQNPGVKVQITPVPWASAHDKLTTAIAGGNTPDMSVIGTTWMAEMAGMNGFQATPTSIKSSDFYPGQWDTTKYKDTSYGVPFIADTQAVYYRSDLTAKAGIKGAPASDWAGYLKDLKAIQATAGKENPKLRYASGLSIGFNSWIFLLPLVWQQGGDIYDPSTKKFTFDSPAVAKALEYYASVPTEGLAPTDKTDSLQAFQDGQIAVYKDGAWVSGSLRKDAPKLDSKWKTMPLPKGKQAAGFAGGSDLAVFKDAKNSDAAWKFAEFLTEPANLAAYAKATGSLPATPGAWDAAKLSDDEAMQAFAEQLKVSKAPPAITTWQQVADAIDSELEKLSLGKATVAQAQQDLQSKATGIGTGR; from the coding sequence ATGCGTACGACCCGCCCCACCACCAGAACCCTGCAGATAGCCTGCGCCACCGTCACGGCAGCCCTGGTGGCCACCGGCTGCGGCCGGAGCGCCGACTCAGGACCCGGCAAGGACGCACCCGCGAAGATCGGCAGCGGCAAGGCCACGGGCAAGGTCGTCATGTGGTCCATGGGCGATCCCGACAAGTCCCTCCAGAGCCTGGCCAAGAAGTTCGAGGAGCAGAACCCCGGCGTGAAGGTGCAGATCACCCCGGTGCCCTGGGCCTCCGCCCACGACAAGCTGACCACTGCCATCGCCGGCGGCAACACACCCGACATGTCCGTGATCGGCACCACCTGGATGGCCGAGATGGCCGGCATGAACGGCTTCCAGGCCACCCCGACGTCGATCAAGTCGTCGGACTTCTACCCGGGGCAGTGGGACACCACGAAGTACAAGGACACCTCCTACGGCGTCCCGTTCATCGCCGACACCCAGGCGGTCTATTACCGCAGCGACCTCACGGCGAAGGCCGGTATCAAGGGCGCCCCGGCAAGTGACTGGGCCGGCTACCTGAAGGATCTGAAGGCCATCCAGGCCACTGCGGGCAAGGAGAACCCGAAGCTGCGCTACGCCAGCGGGCTGTCGATCGGCTTCAACTCCTGGATCTTCCTGCTGCCGCTGGTCTGGCAGCAGGGCGGCGACATCTACGACCCGAGCACCAAGAAGTTCACCTTCGACTCGCCGGCGGTCGCCAAGGCGCTGGAGTACTACGCGAGCGTCCCGACGGAGGGCTTGGCGCCCACGGACAAGACGGACAGCCTGCAGGCTTTTCAGGACGGACAGATCGCCGTTTACAAGGACGGCGCGTGGGTCAGCGGCAGCCTCCGCAAGGACGCCCCGAAGCTGGACAGCAAGTGGAAGACCATGCCGCTGCCGAAGGGCAAGCAGGCGGCCGGGTTCGCCGGCGGCAGCGACCTGGCGGTGTTCAAGGACGCCAAGAACTCCGACGCGGCCTGGAAGTTCGCCGAGTTCCTCACCGAACCCGCCAACCTCGCCGCCTACGCGAAGGCAACGGGTTCCCTTCCCGCCACGCCGGGGGCGTGGGACGCAGCGAAGCTGAGCGACGACGAAGCGATGCAGGCGTTCGCCGAGCAGCTGAAGGTCAGCAAGGCGCCGCCCGCCATCACCACCTGGCAGCAGGTCGCCGACGCCATCGACTCCGAACTGGAGAAGCTCAGCCTCGGCAAGGCCACCGTCGCCCAGGCGCAGCAGGACCTGCAGTCCAAGGCCACCGGCATCGGCACGGGCCGCTGA
- a CDS encoding carbohydrate ABC transporter permease, with amino-acid sequence MTSMSTKTLPGRGGTHEPSTARPERGTGRRLLALRSTARGRQTRAAWILAAPFLALFLAFMLLPVVWSLLMSLTDTQSADLRTPLSVSFTGFDNYVRLFEDEQFVHALRNTAVFVLVGLPLTLATGLAAAVALNSGISRFRAVFRVGFYLPVITSVVAVAVVWKTLLEPRAGLVNTVLGWFGIDGPAWLADTRFALPVMIVMAVWRNLGTVMIIMLAGLQSVPQSLMEAAELDGAGAWQRFWRVTFPLLRPALLLTAVTTGIGYLQFFDEPFVMTDGGPLDSTLSATMYAYNQFGNGNYDVASAAGYVVFVLIIALTVLQFRVLRDKD; translated from the coding sequence ATGACATCCATGTCCACGAAAACACTCCCCGGGCGGGGCGGCACCCACGAACCGAGCACCGCACGGCCCGAGAGGGGCACCGGTCGTCGGCTACTCGCCCTCCGCAGTACCGCGCGCGGCAGGCAGACCCGGGCCGCGTGGATCCTCGCGGCTCCCTTCCTGGCCTTGTTCCTGGCGTTCATGCTGCTGCCGGTCGTCTGGTCGCTGCTGATGAGCCTGACCGACACGCAAAGCGCCGACCTGCGGACCCCGTTGAGCGTGTCGTTCACCGGCTTCGACAACTACGTACGGCTGTTTGAGGACGAGCAGTTCGTTCATGCGCTGCGCAACACGGCCGTGTTCGTCCTGGTGGGTCTGCCGTTGACGCTGGCCACCGGGCTGGCCGCGGCGGTCGCCCTCAACAGCGGCATCAGCCGCTTCCGGGCCGTCTTCCGGGTCGGCTTCTATCTGCCGGTGATCACCAGCGTCGTGGCGGTCGCGGTGGTGTGGAAGACGCTGCTGGAGCCGCGGGCGGGGCTGGTGAACACGGTTCTGGGATGGTTCGGGATCGACGGTCCGGCGTGGCTGGCGGACACCCGGTTCGCTCTCCCCGTCATGATCGTGATGGCGGTGTGGCGCAACCTCGGCACCGTCATGATCATCATGCTGGCGGGTCTGCAGTCCGTGCCCCAGTCCCTGATGGAGGCGGCCGAGCTCGACGGGGCCGGGGCCTGGCAGCGGTTCTGGCGGGTCACCTTCCCGCTCCTGCGTCCGGCCCTGCTGCTGACCGCGGTCACGACCGGCATCGGCTATCTGCAGTTCTTCGACGAGCCGTTCGTCATGACCGACGGCGGACCGCTGGACTCCACCCTGTCCGCCACGATGTACGCCTACAACCAGTTCGGCAACGGCAACTACGACGTTGCGTCGGCCGCCGGTTACGTCGTCTTCGTCCTCATCATCGCGCTGACCGTGCTGCAGTTCCGCGTGCTGCGAGACAAGGACTGA
- a CDS encoding carbohydrate ABC transporter permease, with the protein MSTLSALRPAGPGTDRTLRRRRIRQKWGHPWLYLPLFGCLLLMVAPFLWMLSGSFKPEADIRKVPPVLVPTAPTLGSYRQLFSSLDFTTMFANSVIVALAVTAGNLLFCSMLGYALAKLDFPGRRAVFSLVIGTLMVPGLVTFVPLYVLVANMKLTGSLLGLILPFLAAPFGVFLMRQFISTLPDELIDAARVDGCRELAIYWKIILPLTRPALATLGIITFLGSWNNFLWPLVVAQNADQYTLPVGLALASSGQDFTRFGVLLAGSVVVLLPVMVVFLLFQRHFVAGIATTGLK; encoded by the coding sequence ATGAGCACTCTCTCCGCCCTTCGGCCGGCCGGGCCGGGCACGGACCGGACTCTGCGGCGGCGTCGCATCCGGCAGAAATGGGGCCATCCCTGGCTGTATCTGCCGCTGTTCGGCTGCTTGCTGTTGATGGTCGCGCCGTTTCTGTGGATGCTCTCCGGTTCCTTCAAGCCCGAGGCGGACATCCGCAAGGTGCCGCCGGTCCTGGTCCCAACCGCGCCCACGCTGGGCAGCTACCGGCAGCTGTTCAGCAGCCTGGACTTCACGACCATGTTCGCCAACTCGGTGATCGTGGCCCTGGCCGTGACCGCGGGCAACCTGCTGTTCTGCTCGATGCTCGGCTACGCCCTGGCCAAGCTGGACTTCCCCGGCCGACGTGCTGTGTTCAGCCTGGTCATCGGCACCCTGATGGTGCCGGGCCTGGTCACCTTCGTGCCCCTGTACGTGCTGGTGGCCAACATGAAGCTGACCGGCTCGCTGCTCGGGCTGATCCTGCCGTTCCTGGCGGCCCCCTTCGGGGTGTTCCTGATGCGGCAGTTCATCTCCACCCTGCCCGACGAACTCATCGACGCCGCCCGCGTCGACGGCTGCCGTGAACTGGCCATCTACTGGAAGATCATCCTGCCTCTGACCAGGCCGGCCCTGGCCACATTGGGGATCATCACCTTCCTGGGCTCCTGGAACAACTTCCTGTGGCCCCTGGTCGTGGCCCAGAACGCGGACCAGTACACCCTCCCCGTCGGCCTCGCCCTGGCCAGCAGCGGACAGGACTTCACCCGCTTCGGCGTCCTCCTCGCCGGCTCCGTCGTCGTCCTGCTCCCTGTGATGGTCGTCTTCCTGCTCTTCCAGCGCCACTTCGTCGCCGGCATCGCCACCACCGGCCTGAAGTGA
- a CDS encoding glycoside hydrolase family 3 N-terminal domain-containing protein, which produces MGHPVRSAVYLDADASVETRTEDLLSRMTLQEKVGQLLMLDAQHGDLEDIVSAKLAGSVLHVTPARMPEAMERAQRTRLGIPLLTADDCIHGHSFWPGATIFPTQLGMACTWDPSLIHRVARASAIEISTTGIHGTFSPVLCITRDLRWGRINETFGEDPYLIGELGAAMVRGYQGEGLGDPTAVLAYAKHFAGYSETLGGRDASEADLSPRKLRSWFLPPFERAARAGCRGFMLGYQSIDGVPITANEWLINDVLKGEWGFTGTLVTDWDNVGRMVYDQRTCADYAEAAAVAVNSGNDLVMATPAFFEGAQEAVARGLVEEKQIDDAVRRVLRLKFELGLFEDPRAPDPERQAQVIGCREHADLNLETARRSLVLLRNEGILPLDGGLTAAGTGRATGQGSPRTIAVIGPNADSPEAMLGDWAGATGQVPWMPEGHPRELVETVLDGLRAVVPADWTVTHARGADIESPAFDPDQWVAGPDGQPQPPAFIPAPVDEAQLREATAAAEAADYAVVVVGDTKALTGEVRSTATLDLQGGQIALLDAVAATGTPMIVVLLQSKPSTLPDSALNAAALIEAFNPGMRGGRAVAELLLGLTEPSGRLPVSFARHVGQQPVYYNQVRGQHGDRYADLTQDPLFAFGEGLSYTTVTYSDLTVHEDEVSADGTVHATVRLTNSGSRPALETVQAYVSDLTTSVTWAEQELKAFTQAEVPPGETLAVGISVPAGHCSLVTADNRRVVEPGEFMLRVGPSSRREHQLSAGFRIRA; this is translated from the coding sequence GTGGGACACCCGGTCCGCTCTGCTGTGTACCTGGATGCGGACGCGTCCGTGGAAACGAGAACCGAGGACCTGCTGTCCCGGATGACCTTGCAGGAGAAGGTCGGGCAGTTGCTGATGCTCGACGCCCAACACGGGGACCTCGAGGACATCGTGTCGGCCAAGCTGGCCGGGTCGGTCCTGCATGTGACGCCCGCACGGATGCCGGAGGCCATGGAACGGGCCCAGCGGACACGGCTAGGCATTCCGCTGCTGACCGCCGACGACTGCATCCACGGCCACTCGTTCTGGCCGGGCGCGACCATCTTCCCCACACAGCTCGGCATGGCCTGCACCTGGGATCCCTCTCTGATCCACCGGGTCGCCCGTGCGTCCGCGATCGAGATCTCGACGACCGGGATCCACGGGACGTTCTCCCCGGTGCTGTGCATCACCCGCGACCTGCGCTGGGGCCGGATCAACGAGACGTTCGGCGAAGACCCGTACCTGATAGGCGAGTTGGGGGCCGCGATGGTGCGCGGCTACCAGGGTGAGGGCCTCGGCGACCCGACCGCCGTGCTGGCGTACGCCAAGCACTTCGCGGGCTACTCCGAGACCCTGGGCGGACGCGACGCCAGCGAGGCGGATCTCAGCCCGCGCAAGCTGCGCTCGTGGTTCCTGCCCCCGTTCGAGCGGGCGGCCCGGGCCGGCTGCCGCGGCTTCATGCTGGGCTACCAGTCGATCGACGGGGTGCCCATCACCGCGAACGAGTGGCTGATCAACGACGTGCTCAAGGGCGAGTGGGGTTTCACCGGCACGCTGGTGACCGACTGGGACAACGTCGGACGGATGGTCTACGACCAGCGGACCTGCGCCGACTACGCCGAGGCGGCGGCGGTCGCCGTCAACTCCGGAAACGATCTGGTCATGGCCACGCCCGCGTTCTTCGAGGGCGCCCAGGAGGCGGTCGCCCGCGGCCTGGTCGAAGAGAAGCAGATCGATGACGCGGTACGGCGGGTGCTGCGGCTGAAGTTCGAACTCGGGCTCTTCGAGGACCCCCGCGCCCCCGACCCCGAGCGGCAGGCACAGGTGATCGGCTGCCGCGAGCACGCCGACCTCAACCTCGAGACCGCCCGACGTTCCCTGGTACTGCTGCGCAACGAGGGGATCCTGCCCCTCGACGGCGGGCTGACCGCGGCCGGAACCGGCCGCGCCACAGGCCAGGGCTCGCCACGCACGATCGCGGTCATCGGCCCCAACGCCGACAGCCCGGAGGCCATGCTCGGCGACTGGGCGGGTGCCACCGGCCAGGTGCCGTGGATGCCCGAAGGACATCCACGGGAGTTGGTGGAGACGGTGCTGGACGGCCTTCGCGCCGTCGTTCCCGCCGACTGGACCGTCACCCACGCCCGCGGAGCCGACATCGAAAGCCCGGCCTTCGACCCCGACCAGTGGGTCGCCGGGCCCGACGGCCAGCCGCAGCCGCCCGCCTTCATCCCCGCCCCGGTCGACGAGGCACAGCTTCGGGAGGCCACCGCCGCGGCAGAGGCCGCGGACTACGCCGTCGTGGTCGTGGGGGACACCAAGGCCCTGACGGGCGAGGTGCGCTCCACGGCCACCCTCGACCTCCAGGGAGGCCAGATCGCGCTGCTGGACGCGGTCGCCGCCACCGGCACGCCCATGATCGTCGTACTGCTGCAGTCCAAGCCGAGCACCCTCCCCGACTCGGCACTGAACGCGGCAGCGCTCATCGAGGCGTTCAACCCGGGCATGCGCGGCGGCCGTGCCGTCGCCGAACTCCTCCTCGGACTCACCGAACCCAGCGGCCGGCTCCCGGTCTCCTTCGCACGCCACGTCGGGCAGCAGCCGGTCTACTACAACCAGGTGCGGGGCCAGCACGGTGACCGCTACGCGGACCTCACCCAGGACCCCCTGTTCGCGTTCGGCGAGGGCCTGAGCTACACCACCGTGACCTACTCCGACCTCACCGTGCACGAGGACGAGGTCTCCGCCGACGGCACAGTCCACGCCACCGTACGGCTCACGAACAGCGGAAGCCGTCCGGCCCTGGAGACGGTCCAGGCGTACGTCAGTGACCTGACCACCAGCGTCACTTGGGCCGAGCAGGAGCTGAAGGCGTTCACCCAGGCCGAAGTCCCGCCCGGTGAAACCCTCGCCGTCGGCATCAGCGTCCCTGCCGGACACTGCTCACTCGTCACCGCCGACAACCGTCGCGTGGTCGAACCAGGCGAGTTCATGCTCCGCGTCGGCCCCAGTTCACGACGGGAGCACCAGCTCAGCGCGGGATTCCGCATCCGGGCCTGA
- a CDS encoding glycoside hydrolase family 32 protein, with protein MSTTPRDVHFPVAHLRPPRNWINDPNGLVFHDGHYHVSYQYNPYGATHANMHWGHFRSPDLLTWEPLPIALSPSPGGVDSDGCFSGNAVSDGDRLVAFYSAHLVARSPQHQPVTCAVSHDGGTSFRPRGELLIPELPEGCTMYRDPYVWRDGDGWRMLVGAALADGRAATLLYDSPDLENWTYRGPFVARPSEPIGGTKELTGDGWECPQYLPAAGGQAALIFSTWTEPTGPMRVAALIGEEHDGRFKAGAPVWADHGPDCYAPALLRAPGGTSHAGGSGGGRWLLWGWSWEARDQAWAVAGGWAGVLTLPREIHVGGDGTLHQRPATELLALRGEHIVHAESATHGPEPVELGGVGGAFDLTARLEPTGTAGLRLLTTPDGSEYLDIHLDPDAGELVVDRYHASLDTRAHGGAYRMPCPTGQPVDLRVVVDHSIAEVFLTSTGQVLTLRFYPTGQGAWRLQARTAPGTRLRYAVDAWELHPLVIKKPAAGAAEQY; from the coding sequence GTGTCCACCACACCCCGCGATGTGCACTTCCCCGTCGCGCACCTGCGCCCGCCCCGCAACTGGATCAACGACCCCAACGGGCTGGTCTTCCACGACGGCCACTACCACGTCTCCTACCAGTACAACCCGTACGGAGCGACCCACGCGAACATGCACTGGGGCCACTTCCGCAGCCCCGACCTGCTGACCTGGGAGCCGCTGCCGATCGCCCTGTCCCCGTCGCCCGGTGGCGTGGACTCCGACGGCTGCTTCTCCGGCAACGCCGTCTCCGACGGCGACCGGCTCGTCGCCTTCTACTCCGCGCACCTCGTGGCGCGCTCCCCCCAGCACCAGCCGGTCACCTGCGCCGTCTCCCACGACGGCGGCACCAGCTTCCGCCCGCGGGGCGAACTGCTCATCCCCGAGCTGCCCGAGGGCTGCACCATGTACCGCGACCCGTACGTCTGGCGGGACGGTGACGGCTGGCGGATGCTGGTCGGCGCCGCTCTCGCCGACGGCCGCGCCGCTACCCTCCTGTACGACTCACCCGACCTGGAGAACTGGACCTACCGAGGCCCCTTCGTCGCCCGCCCTTCAGAGCCCATCGGCGGCACCAAGGAGCTCACCGGCGATGGCTGGGAATGCCCCCAGTACCTCCCGGCAGCCGGCGGACAGGCCGCCCTCATCTTCAGTACCTGGACCGAACCCACTGGCCCGATGCGCGTCGCGGCCCTGATCGGCGAAGAGCACGACGGCCGCTTCAAGGCAGGCGCACCGGTGTGGGCGGACCACGGCCCGGACTGCTACGCACCTGCCCTGCTGCGTGCACCAGGGGGTACCTCCCACGCCGGAGGCAGTGGGGGAGGCAGATGGCTGCTGTGGGGCTGGTCGTGGGAAGCCCGCGACCAGGCCTGGGCCGTCGCCGGCGGATGGGCCGGCGTCCTCACTCTGCCCCGCGAGATCCACGTCGGCGGCGACGGCACGCTGCATCAGCGGCCTGCCACCGAACTGCTCGCCCTGCGCGGTGAGCACATCGTGCACGCCGAGAGTGCGACCCATGGCCCGGAGCCGGTGGAACTGGGCGGCGTTGGAGGGGCCTTCGACCTGACGGCCCGTCTGGAGCCGACCGGGACCGCCGGCCTGCGGCTGCTCACCACCCCGGACGGATCCGAGTACCTCGACATCCACCTCGATCCGGACGCGGGCGAACTGGTCGTCGACCGCTACCACGCCTCCTTGGACACGCGGGCCCACGGCGGCGCCTACCGGATGCCCTGCCCCACCGGACAGCCGGTCGACCTCCGCGTGGTCGTCGACCACTCCATCGCCGAGGTCTTCCTGACCTCTACCGGCCAGGTCCTCACGCTGCGGTTCTACCCGACAGGGCAGGGCGCGTGGCGACTTCAGGCCCGCACCGCACCGGGCACGCGCCTTCGCTACGCGGTCGACGCGTGGGAGCTGCACCCGCTGGTGATCAAGAAGCCGGCCGCCGGCGCCGCCGAACAGTACTGA
- a CDS encoding discoidin domain-containing protein, with protein sequence MSSHGFGRRQFLTTAIGVAAAWTQVSGNAAAATSSRNSSVQVWLTDTSAKKWVVGQSDVLFRTKSTGNPLTIKIDDSVKYQRIQGFGAAMTDSSAWLINKLSTADRAKLMQKLYDPSKGIGLSLIRTPMGATDFNASGTYSYDDMPAGQTDPTLSDFSVQHDENYIIPILRQALAQNPSAKILATPWSPPGWMKTSDSMIGGTLKSDCASTLADYFVKFIKAYDRAGVPISYITPQNEPMGTPSWPGMFLSAYQESALIQEIGQAFAANRISTKILAWDHNWDVPSYPETIFSDPAASQYTAGTGWHIYSGNPMYQTVVHNDFPGKETYITEATGGVWQGDDETAFHDALGTWIIKGMRNWANGVMLWNTALDPKLGPLNSDTNGIPMCRGLVTVDPDSGQVSYNVDYYALAHASRFVKPGAHRIYSNTFGDGGIESVAFLNPDGSKVVIAYNSGSAAKNFSVADGTQSFDYTLNAGDAVTFTYTGGRSGGTPAATNVFDPSHDFTFKSSLGPMTVTYEPALLQYQNAVRTGSKLLTYSLPIGASIKTPGTSLSRGKWTATASSSPDWGAASNAIDGDINSRWNLGQGTTSGAWFQVDLGSPTSFNKIVFATGESSSFDYVTKYQIYVSDDGADWGSAVANGSGNIGKIAVTLPAQTARYIRVVCAAASGFWWSIAEINVYGSSSGTGSIAAPTAVPKGLQLKTWTSPEGEQVTAVFNGTAGSRSFPVSADGSYTYTLPSGTSAMFTTQKLAGFPAPIFGSLKPKEGIPRAKFTISGSHFGDAQGLGTVRFGKLFAEIDSWSDTSISAYVPSGLAVGTYKVSVNGVGGADAGSASFDVIDLGPALSRTGWTATTSDTSPNNDGPANMLDGDSGTRYSSGTGQYDGLWIQVDMGQTQTFGKILLDSGSSIGDYARSADVYVSANGTDWTKVSSIEDGQRVELISFSTETARYIKVVNTGNVASNWWSIAELNVYSD encoded by the coding sequence ATGAGCTCGCACGGTTTTGGACGACGTCAGTTCCTCACCACCGCCATCGGCGTAGCCGCCGCCTGGACCCAGGTTTCCGGCAACGCTGCCGCCGCCACGTCGTCGCGTAATTCTTCCGTGCAGGTCTGGCTGACCGACACGTCGGCCAAGAAGTGGGTCGTCGGCCAGAGCGATGTGCTGTTCCGGACGAAGAGCACCGGCAACCCGCTCACGATCAAAATCGACGACAGCGTCAAGTACCAGAGGATCCAGGGCTTCGGGGCGGCCATGACCGACTCTTCCGCCTGGCTCATCAACAAGCTGTCCACCGCTGACCGAGCGAAGCTGATGCAGAAGCTGTACGACCCCTCCAAGGGCATCGGCCTCAGCCTGATCCGTACGCCGATGGGTGCCACGGACTTCAACGCGTCGGGCACCTACTCCTACGACGACATGCCGGCGGGACAGACGGACCCGACGCTGTCCGACTTCTCGGTCCAGCACGACGAGAATTACATCATTCCCATCTTGCGCCAGGCTCTCGCACAGAACCCGTCCGCCAAGATCCTGGCCACCCCATGGAGCCCGCCAGGCTGGATGAAGACCTCGGACTCCATGATCGGCGGCACCCTCAAGAGCGACTGCGCTTCCACGCTGGCCGACTACTTCGTGAAGTTCATCAAGGCCTACGACAGGGCCGGTGTGCCCATCTCCTACATCACGCCGCAGAACGAGCCCATGGGCACGCCCAGTTGGCCCGGCATGTTCCTGTCCGCATACCAGGAATCCGCGTTGATCCAGGAGATCGGCCAGGCGTTCGCGGCCAACCGCATCTCCACGAAGATCCTGGCTTGGGACCACAACTGGGATGTGCCCTCGTATCCCGAGACGATCTTCAGCGACCCCGCCGCCTCCCAGTACACGGCCGGCACCGGATGGCACATCTACAGTGGCAACCCGATGTACCAGACTGTGGTCCACAACGACTTTCCGGGCAAGGAAACCTACATCACGGAGGCCACCGGAGGCGTCTGGCAGGGTGACGACGAGACGGCGTTCCATGATGCACTCGGCACGTGGATCATCAAGGGCATGCGCAACTGGGCGAACGGTGTGATGCTCTGGAACACCGCGCTCGACCCCAAGTTGGGGCCGCTCAACAGCGACACCAACGGCATCCCCATGTGCCGGGGACTGGTCACGGTCGATCCGGACAGCGGGCAGGTGTCCTACAACGTGGACTACTACGCACTCGCTCACGCCAGCCGGTTTGTGAAGCCCGGAGCGCATCGCATCTACTCGAACACCTTCGGGGACGGAGGCATCGAGAGCGTCGCGTTCCTGAACCCGGACGGCTCGAAGGTCGTGATCGCGTACAACTCGGGTAGCGCCGCGAAGAACTTCAGCGTCGCGGACGGGACGCAGTCCTTCGACTACACCCTGAACGCCGGCGACGCTGTCACGTTCACCTACACGGGCGGGCGCAGCGGCGGGACCCCCGCGGCGACCAATGTCTTCGACCCGTCCCATGACTTCACGTTCAAGTCGTCGCTGGGGCCGATGACGGTCACGTACGAGCCGGCCCTCCTGCAGTACCAGAACGCCGTCCGCACCGGAAGCAAGCTGCTCACGTACTCCCTGCCGATCGGAGCGTCCATCAAGACGCCCGGAACGTCACTGAGCCGTGGCAAGTGGACCGCCACGGCCTCGTCGAGCCCGGACTGGGGTGCGGCCTCGAACGCGATCGACGGCGATATCAACAGCCGGTGGAATCTCGGCCAGGGGACGACCAGCGGGGCTTGGTTCCAGGTCGATCTGGGGAGCCCGACGAGCTTCAACAAGATCGTCTTCGCCACCGGAGAAAGCAGCTCCTTCGACTACGTCACCAAGTACCAGATATACGTCTCGGACGACGGGGCCGACTGGGGCAGCGCAGTCGCGAACGGCAGCGGGAACATAGGGAAGATAGCCGTCACGTTGCCGGCCCAGACGGCACGGTACATTCGCGTCGTCTGTGCCGCGGCATCCGGTTTCTGGTGGAGCATCGCCGAAATCAACGTATACGGATCCTCGAGCGGCACCGGTTCGATCGCAGCCCCGACAGCGGTGCCCAAGGGCCTCCAGCTGAAGACCTGGACCAGTCCGGAAGGGGAACAGGTCACCGCGGTGTTCAACGGCACCGCCGGCAGCCGGAGCTTCCCGGTGTCCGCCGACGGCTCGTACACCTACACCCTGCCGAGCGGAACGTCGGCGATGTTCACCACGCAGAAGCTGGCCGGCTTCCCCGCACCGATCTTCGGAAGCCTGAAGCCGAAGGAAGGCATACCGCGCGCCAAGTTCACGATCAGCGGTTCTCACTTCGGTGACGCGCAGGGGCTGGGCACGGTGCGTTTCGGGAAGCTCTTCGCCGAAATCGACAGCTGGTCGGACACGAGCATCAGCGCGTACGTGCCGAGCGGTCTTGCGGTGGGCACGTACAAGGTCTCGGTGAACGGCGTCGGCGGAGCGGACGCGGGTTCAGCTTCGTTCGACGTCATAGACCTGGGTCCCGCGCTGTCGCGCACGGGCTGGACCGCCACGACCTCCGACACAAGCCCGAACAACGACGGTCCCGCGAACATGCTGGACGGCGATTCCGGCACCCGGTACAGCTCCGGAACAGGTCAGTACGACGGGCTGTGGATCCAGGTCGACATGGGGCAGACCCAGACGTTCGGCAAGATCCTGCTCGATTCCGGCAGCAGCATCGGCGACTATGCGCGAAGTGCGGACGTGTACGTATCGGCGAACGGAACAGACTGGACCAAGGTCTCTTCGATAGAGGACGGCCAGCGTGTCGAGTTGATTTCCTTCTCGACCGAGACGGCTCGCTACATCAAGGTCGTCAACACCGGCAACGTCGCGAGTAACTGGTGGTCAATCGCAGAATTGAACGTATACAGCGACTGA